The Delphinus delphis chromosome 7, mDelDel1.2, whole genome shotgun sequence genome includes a window with the following:
- the NHEJ1 gene encoding non-homologous end-joining factor 1 isoform X6, whose translation MEELEQGLLMQPWAWLQLAENSLLAKAYITKQGYALLVSDLQQVWHEQVDTSVISQRAKELNKRLTAPPAAFLCHLDDLLCPLLKDTACPGKATFSCDRVAEALILRVRSELSGLPFYWNFHCILASPSLYAGLSQLWPLPLRSTGSGCAGSVAMAHGPSRSAACGIFPDRGTNPRPLHRQADSQPLRHQGSPAFTFSMCKCVSQHLIRPLMGMSLALQCQVRDLATLLHMKDLEIQDYQESGATLSRDRLKTEPFEENSFLGQFMVEGDFTKLHISNNGHCLPQNHLHS comes from the exons ATGGAGGAACTGGAGCAAGGCCTGCTGATGCAGCCGTGGGCATGGCTACAGCTTGCCGAGAATTCCCTCTTGGCTAAGGCTTATATCACCAAGCAGGGCTATGCCTTGCTGGTTTCAGATCTTCAACAGGTGTGGCATGAACAGGTGGACACTAGTGTGATCAGCCAGCGAGCCAAG GAGCTGAACAAGCGCCTCACTGCTCCTCCTGCggcttttctttgtcatttggaTGATCTGCTTTGCCCACTGTTGAAGGACACTGCTTGCCCTGGCAAAGCTACATTCTCCTGTGATCGTGTGGCAGAGGCGCTGATACTCCGGGTGCGGAGTGAGCTCTCTGGTCTCCCATTCTATTGGAATTTCCACTGCATCCTAGCTAGCCCTTCGCTG tacgcgggcctctcacagctgtggcctctcccgttgcggagcacaggctccggatgcgcaggctcagtggccatggctcacgggcccagccgctccgcggcatgtgggatcttcccagaccggggcacgaacccacgtcccctgcatcggcaggcggattctcaaccactgcgccaccagggaagccctgcatttacTTTTTCTATGTGTAAATGT GTCTCCCAACATTTGATTCGTCCTCTGATGGGCATGAGTCTGGCACTGCAGTGCCAGGTGAGGGACCTAGCAACATTGCTTCATATGAAAGATCTGGAGATCCAGGACTACCAGGAGAGTGGGGCTACGCTGAGCCGAG ATCGGTTGAAGACAGAGCCATTTGAAGAGAATTCCTTCTTGGGACAGTTTATGGTAGAG
- the NHEJ1 gene encoding non-homologous end-joining factor 1 isoform X7, protein MEELEQGLLMQPWAWLQLAENSLLAKAYITKQGYALLVSDLQQVWHEQVDTSVISQRAKELNKRLTAPPAAFLCHLDDLLCPLLKDTACPGKATFSCDRVAEALILRVRSELSGLPFYWNFHCILASPSLYAGLSQLWPLPLRSTGSGCAGSVAMAHGPSRSAACGIFPDRGTNPRPLHRQADSQPLRHQGSPAFTFSMCKCVSQHLIRPLMGMSLALQCQVRDLATLLHMKDLEIQDYQESGATLSRDRLKTEPFEENSFLGQFMVEANL, encoded by the exons ATGGAGGAACTGGAGCAAGGCCTGCTGATGCAGCCGTGGGCATGGCTACAGCTTGCCGAGAATTCCCTCTTGGCTAAGGCTTATATCACCAAGCAGGGCTATGCCTTGCTGGTTTCAGATCTTCAACAGGTGTGGCATGAACAGGTGGACACTAGTGTGATCAGCCAGCGAGCCAAG GAGCTGAACAAGCGCCTCACTGCTCCTCCTGCggcttttctttgtcatttggaTGATCTGCTTTGCCCACTGTTGAAGGACACTGCTTGCCCTGGCAAAGCTACATTCTCCTGTGATCGTGTGGCAGAGGCGCTGATACTCCGGGTGCGGAGTGAGCTCTCTGGTCTCCCATTCTATTGGAATTTCCACTGCATCCTAGCTAGCCCTTCGCTG tacgcgggcctctcacagctgtggcctctcccgttgcggagcacaggctccggatgcgcaggctcagtggccatggctcacgggcccagccgctccgcggcatgtgggatcttcccagaccggggcacgaacccacgtcccctgcatcggcaggcggattctcaaccactgcgccaccagggaagccctgcatttacTTTTTCTATGTGTAAATGT GTCTCCCAACATTTGATTCGTCCTCTGATGGGCATGAGTCTGGCACTGCAGTGCCAGGTGAGGGACCTAGCAACATTGCTTCATATGAAAGATCTGGAGATCCAGGACTACCAGGAGAGTGGGGCTACGCTGAGCCGAG ATCGGTTGAAGACAGAGCCATTTGAAGAGAATTCCTTCTTGGGACAGTTTATGGTAGAG GCTAATTTGTAA
- the NHEJ1 gene encoding non-homologous end-joining factor 1 isoform X5, whose translation MEELEQGLLMQPWAWLQLAENSLLAKAYITKQGYALLVSDLQQVWHEQVDTSVISQRAKELNKRLTAPPAAFLCHLDDLLCPLLKDTACPGKATFSCDRVAEALILRVRSELSGLPFYWNFHCILASPSLYAGLSQLWPLPLRSTGSGCAGSVAMAHGPSRSAACGIFPDRGTNPRPLHRQADSQPLRHQGSPAFTFSMCKCVSQHLIRPLMGMSLALQCQVRDLATLLHMKDLEIQDYQESGATLSRDRLKTEPFEENSFLGQFMVEEEVRGRLFWRGSGATLIGASESQPGGPG comes from the exons ATGGAGGAACTGGAGCAAGGCCTGCTGATGCAGCCGTGGGCATGGCTACAGCTTGCCGAGAATTCCCTCTTGGCTAAGGCTTATATCACCAAGCAGGGCTATGCCTTGCTGGTTTCAGATCTTCAACAGGTGTGGCATGAACAGGTGGACACTAGTGTGATCAGCCAGCGAGCCAAG GAGCTGAACAAGCGCCTCACTGCTCCTCCTGCggcttttctttgtcatttggaTGATCTGCTTTGCCCACTGTTGAAGGACACTGCTTGCCCTGGCAAAGCTACATTCTCCTGTGATCGTGTGGCAGAGGCGCTGATACTCCGGGTGCGGAGTGAGCTCTCTGGTCTCCCATTCTATTGGAATTTCCACTGCATCCTAGCTAGCCCTTCGCTG tacgcgggcctctcacagctgtggcctctcccgttgcggagcacaggctccggatgcgcaggctcagtggccatggctcacgggcccagccgctccgcggcatgtgggatcttcccagaccggggcacgaacccacgtcccctgcatcggcaggcggattctcaaccactgcgccaccagggaagccctgcatttacTTTTTCTATGTGTAAATGT GTCTCCCAACATTTGATTCGTCCTCTGATGGGCATGAGTCTGGCACTGCAGTGCCAGGTGAGGGACCTAGCAACATTGCTTCATATGAAAGATCTGGAGATCCAGGACTACCAGGAGAGTGGGGCTACGCTGAGCCGAG ATCGGTTGAAGACAGAGCCATTTGAAGAGAATTCCTTCTTGGGACAGTTTATGGTAGAG